Below is a window of Thermodesulfomicrobium sp. WS DNA.
GCAAGCCCTCGATTTTCACGGCCTTGAGGTGCGCGTCCTCGAGCGCATGGACTTCGGCCGCTGCCGCGTGCGCCTTACCTGGCAGGGGGAGCTTGCGGACATCTTTCTGCGCCACGGGCACATGCCGCTTCCGCCGTACATCGACCGTCCCGACACCCACGAGGACGAGGAGCGCTACCAAACCGTGTACGCCGATCCCGCCAAGCTCGGGTCCGTGGCCGCCCCTACCGCAGGACTCCACTTCACCCCGCAAATCCTCGCTGCCCTCCGCGAACGCGGGATGCAGACGGTGGCGGTCTGCCTCTACGTCGGCTACGGGACCTTCAGCCCGGTACGCTGCGCGGACATCCGCGAGCACCGCATGCACGCCGAGTTCATCGAGGTTTCCGAGCATGCGGCCCAGGCCATTGCCCAGGCCAAGGCCCAAGGCCGGCCCGTCGTGGCCGTAGGGACCACGTCTGCCCGCACCCTAGAGAGCCTGCCGGTCAGAACCGGCGGCATCCACCCCTACCAGGGCTGGACCGACCTCTACATCCTTCCCGGCCACCGCTTCCAGGTGGTGGACAGTCTCATCACCAACTTCCACTTGCCCGCATCGAGCCTGCTCATTATGGTCGCCGCGCTGGCGAGCCTAACCACCATCCGCGCCGCCTACGCGCAAGCGGTGCAATCCGGTTTCCGATTTTTTTCCTATGGCGACGCCATGCTCATCCGCTAACCCCACCCCTCGGAGGTCGCTTATGCCAAGCCGCGTCCAATTCCGGGAAGACCGCTGCAAAGGCTGCCTGCTCTGTGTCCAGGCCTGCCCCAGCGGCATCATCCAGCAATCTTC
It encodes the following:
- the queA gene encoding tRNA preQ1(34) S-adenosylmethionine ribosyltransferase-isomerase QueA produces the protein MVASPPIPERYCLQSYIYELPEDRIAQTPAKQREASRLLVVPREGSIFSEHAFAELPQLLPSEALLVFNTTKVLPARLLATKPTGGKSEFLLLTPLPRIVPEPDGTGWQAEAEGLVRGLKPGQALDFHGLEVRVLERMDFGRCRVRLTWQGELADIFLRHGHMPLPPYIDRPDTHEDEERYQTVYADPAKLGSVAAPTAGLHFTPQILAALRERGMQTVAVCLYVGYGTFSPVRCADIREHRMHAEFIEVSEHAAQAIAQAKAQGRPVVAVGTTSARTLESLPVRTGGIHPYQGWTDLYILPGHRFQVVDSLITNFHLPASSLLIMVAALASLTTIRAAYAQAVQSGFRFFSYGDAMLIR